The nucleotide sequence ACGAGAACCAGCGTCTTGCCAAGGCCGGAGCCCTGCTTCTCATCGCCTTGATTTTCCTGACCAGCCTGCTGGCCCGCTGGGTGAGCCGCCGGAAGTAACCAAAGGAGCCTGACCCGATATGACCCCCCTTCTCAGCGCGAACGACGTGAGCATCTTCTACGGCGACAAGCCGGCGGTGCGGAACGTGAACCTGACCGTAGCGCGCGGCACCGTGAATGCCCTGATCGGCCCTTCAGGCTGCGGCAAGACGACCTTCCTGCGGGCGATCAACCGCATGCACGACCTGACGCCCGGAGCGCGGGTCACGGGCCGCATCCTGCTGGACGGCGAGGACGTGTACGGGCGTGGAGTAGACCCGGTGGCCATGCGCCGCCGCATTGGCATGGTCTTTCAGAAGCCCAACCCCTTTCCCACGATGAGCATCTTCGACAATGTGGTGAGCGGCCTGAAGCTCGCGGGGGTGCGTGACCGCCGGCACCTCATGGCGGTGGCCGAACGGGCCCTGCGCGGCGCCGCTCTCTGGGACGAGGTCAAAGACCGCCTGAAAACGCCCGCAACGGGGCTTTCGGGTGGGCAGCAGCAGCGCCTCTGTATCGCCCGCGCGCTCGCCGTGGAGCCGGAACTCCTGCTGATGGACGAGCCGACCTCCGCGCTCGACCCCGCCAGCACCGCCCGCATCGAGGACCTGATGGCCGAGCTGAAAAAGGTCACAACCATCCTGATTGTGACGCACAACATGCACCAAGCCGCGCGGGTCTCGGACACCACCTCCTTTTTCCTGAACGGCGACCTGGTCGAACACGGTCCCACAGAACAGCTGTTTACCAGCCCGCGCGACGAGCGGACAGAGGCGTACGTGACCGGGCGTTTCGGCTAGCGCTACCCTCTTTGGGTCATGACCCCGCGCCTCAAGGCGGGGGCTTGTGTCTGGACTCCACCGCAACTCCGAGTACCTTTGCAGGCGCTCAGCTTTGGTTTCAGCGTCCGACACATCTCGCCCAGCAGACCCGGCGTGCGGGTCTGCGCTTTCGGGGCGACTGGGGGTGCATGACAAACACCCCGTGCTGGCCCAGTCTTGCCGGACCAGCAATGCCCTGAGTCCCACGTTCCTTGCCCCCACCAGGTCGGCATGCAACGAATACCCGCAACTCTCGCAGACGAACATCAGTCCCTTTTGAGGCCGGTTGCCCTGAGAGCAATGGCCGCATTGGGGGCAGGTTTGCGAGGTGTAGTGCGCGTCCACCTTGACCACCACGCTCCCGACAATCGGCGCTTTGTACGCCAGGAAGCCCAGCAACTCGGCGTAACTCCAGCGGGCACGGCGGCGGTTCGCCTTCCTCTGCTTCTCGGAACTGCCCTTCCGGCTGCGCCGTTCGGTGCGTTCACGCGCTCCGGTCAGTTCCTCGATGCCGATCAAAGCCTGGGGGAAGGAACGAAGGATTTGGGCGGAAAGCGAGTGGTTGGTATCAGCAATAAACCGTCTTTCCCGGCCCGACAGCGCCACAAGACGGCGCACGGCGGAACGGGTGCCTTTTTGCTGAAGCGACTTGCGGGCTTTCGCGTACCGCTCCGCTTGGCGAAGCGTCTCCTTGCCCGATTTGAAGAAGGCTTGATTGGAGGTGCTGCTTGCCACGGCGAAATACCGCATCCCCACGTCCACGCCCACCACCTGCGTATGGGTGGAAGGCTCCGGGTCGGAGAGTTCGATACTCAGCGGGACAAGCAAGAAGTATTGCTTCTTGCGCTTGTCGTACCAGAGCTTGCCCGCACCGACTTCAGCACCTTGTGCGATGTATTCCAGGTGCTTGGCGTACCCCTCGTAGGAAAGCACCAAGCGGCCTTGCAGCGTGGAAATGCTCACCCGTTGGCCGCTCTTGAACGAGTAGTCGCGCCCGTACTGGTAGCTGAGGGTGCGAGAGACGAACTTTGGCGGCGCGTCGAGACCCTTATACCCGCGGGCTTTGGGGTTGCGCTCCCGTGCGGCCTTCGCTTGCTTCGCCCGCGTCCAGAGGGTCTTGTACGCCGCCCCAACGGCGCGCGGGACAGAGCAGGCCATCTGAGCGCCCAACCCGAACCGCTCCCGGAGGGTGGCGTACACCTCCTTCTGAATCTTGGCGGCGTTGGAGCTTTTGCCCATCTCAAAGGCCACTTGCGACGTGTAGTTGAGGGCGTCCCGATAGCTCAACGTCACCGCGTCCAGGGCGGCTTTCTGCTCCCTGGTGTGGTTCAGCTTGAGCTTGGCGGTCAGCGTCAACTTCACAGAAAGGGTTTTAACATGCGAGCTGGTGAAAACCTAGGCCGCTTCGCGGCGCTCCGGTTCCTCCCCAGCCCTAAAGGCGGGGCTTCCCCGGAGCATCTTGGTGAACCCCCAAGAGGACGTGTTGCTGCTCGACGTGGACGGCGTGCTGGTCACCCCCCCGGAATTCTTTGGGGCGCGGCTGCTGCGGGAGCATCCCGAGGCCGCCCGCGCCTTTTTCTTGGGTCCTTTTCTGGAGGCGTCCACCGGGCGCGCGGACCTGCTCACGCACCTCCCCGCATTCCTGCGGTCGCTGGGCCGGTCGCAGTCGCCGCAGGCCTTTTTGCGCGAGTGGCTGGAATCCGAGCGCCACCCCAACCTGCCCCTCATCGCCGCCGTCGAGGCGCTGCGTGCGGCGGGCTGGCGGGTGCACCTCGCCACCAACCAGGAGGCCCACCGCACCCAGCACCTGCTGAATGAGGTGGGGCTGGGTCGCCTGGTGAACGGGCATTTTGCAAGCTACGCGGTCGGCCACCGCAAGCCCGCCCCGGAGTATTTCGCGGAGGTGGCGCGGCGGCTGGGTGTGCCTTCGGCCCGGATCGTCTTCTGGGACGACAGCGCCGAGAACGTGGCTGCGGCACAGGCGGCAGGCTGGCGTGCCTTCGTGTACGCGGACGTGGCTGGGTTTTGCCGCGTGATGGGGCTGCCCGTTCCTGACTCCACCCTCACCAGCCGCTAGGATACTTTCCGCTATGAGCCCTGGTGAGGCCAGCACCCTGCACCTGACGGCCCGCTTTCTGCGGATGCTGAGCCTCGTGCTCGAGGAGCTCGGCGCCGTGCGGGACGCTTTTCGCCGCGCCGAGTACGCGGGGCTGACCGCTCGGGCCCGGGCCCTGGAGCGCGAGACCGACCTGCTGGAGCGCGAGATGGAGGACGCCTGCCTCGCCGCCTTTGCCGGGCCGCTCACGGGCGAGGAGCTGGCCTTTCACCTGATGGTGTTTCGCAGCCTCACCAACCTAGAGCGGGTGGGTGACTACGCCTTGACGGTGGCCCGCGACCTGGAAGCGCTCGCCCCCCGCACCCGCAGCGCCACCCTTCAGGACGTGCTGCCCCTGGTGAATCTGCTTTCGGAGATGCTCGAAAAGCTCGCCTACGCCTTTGCCGAGCGCGACGCTGCCGCTGCCCGCGAGGTGATGCGCCTTGACGAGGAGGAGGTGGACGCCCTGTACGAGCAGATGCTCCGTGCCAGCCTCACCCGACTTCACGAGCGTCCCGACGACGTGGAGGTCGCCCTGACCGCCCACCGGATGGCCCGCAGCCTGGAGCGGTTAGGAGACCACCTGGTCAACGTCGCCGAGCGGGTGCTGGGGCTGGCCTCTTCGCCGCCCCCCCTTCGTCTTCCCCCACTGCCGAGCTAGATTGTGCGGCATCCTGGTCGCCGATCTGTTAAACCTAGAAGGGACATGAAGAGCCCCCGGCGGGTCAAGCTGGACCGTGTCCCCGCAGCAGAGCGGCAGCAGCGCCGCTTGCTGTCCGGGGTCGCGCTGCTGGGTGTGCTGGTGGAGCTGACGTCGTTTGTTCACCTGCGCGGGCAGCCTGACTTTGGGCAGATGGGTTGGTCCGTCGGGCTGGGGCTGGTCTTGAGCGCTTTGCTGCTCCTCATGTCGCTCTCGTCCCGGGTGCCGCTGTCCTTGCTCCAACGTTTGGTGATCGGCATTCTGAGCGCCTGGTTCCTGTTCAACCTGTTGAGTGTCCTCGTCACTCACCGGCCCGTCACCTCGGCCCTGCTCATTCACCTGGTGATCCTGGCCCTCTTCAGCTTTGCGTGGCTGCCGGCCCGGACGGCGGTGCTCCTGACGGGCCCGGCTGCCCTGCTGCTCGCCGGGGTGAATATGGCCTCGCGTAGCCCGGACCTGCCCGGCGTCCTGCTGGCGGCCCTGACGCTGCCCATCATCTGGTACCTCAGCGTGTACGGGCACGAGGTTAGCCGCGAGCGCACCCAGAGCGAAGCGCTGCGCGGACTGGCCTACCGCGACAGCTTGACGGGCATCTACAACCGGCGCTGGGGCAGCGAGGTGTTGAAGAGGCGTCTGGCTCAGCCTTCTCCTCAGCCAGGCGGGCTGGCGGGCGCACAGGCCCTGGCGCTTCTCGACCTCGACCACTTCAAACGGATCAACGATACCCTGGGGCACCACCAGGGAGACCGGGTGCTTGTCGCCGTGGCCCATACCCTGCGCCGAGCGCTGCCCCCTGAAGACGCTGTGGTGCGGTGGGGCGGCGAGGAATTTTTGGTGATTCTCCATGCCCGTACCGCACAGGAGGCGCGGGCGCGGGTGGCGGCGGCGCTGGACGCTGTCCGCGCTCTGAAGCTCGACGGCTTGCCCCCCATCACCCTGAGCGCGGGCATCGCCTATGCCGGTGAGAGCAGTGATCCGGCGGTGCTCCTGCACCTCGCTGACAGCCGCCTGTATTCGGCCAAGGCGGCGGGCCGCGACCGGCTGTTTTAGGCGCGCCTCCCGCTAGGCCATCTGGCGGAGGGCTGTTCGGCGTGGAGCGGGGGCTAGACTGCCTGGCATGACCACCCTGCCCCTCAGAGACCTTCCCCGCTGGCGCACAGACGACCTGTACGCGGGCCTGCATGATCCCCGTCTCGAAGCCGACCTCGCCGCCCTGCGGGAGGAGGTGGCCGCGCTGGAGGCGACGTTCGACCGCCACGGCGTTCGCAAGGACGGTGCCGCCGCCACCCCACAGAGCCTGGAGGCCGTGTTGGGGGGCCTGAATGCGCTGATGACCCGCCTGACCGCGCTGCGGGGCTTTATCTCCGCCTTCGTCACCACCGACAGCCGCAACGCCCTCGCCCAGCAGAAGATGGGCGAACTGACCACCCTGACCCTCCCGCTGGGACCGCTGCGCTCGCGCCTGACCGCCTGGCTGGGCGGGCAGGACGTGGAGGCGCTGCTGAAAGGGTCGGAGGTCGCCCGTCAGCACGAGCACCTGATCCGCCGCAGCGCGGAGCGAGCACGCTACCAGATGACCCCGGAAGAAGAAGACCTCGCGGCCCGGCTGCGGCCCAGCGGGGCGGGCGGCTGGGCCAAGCTGCACGGCAACGTGTCCAGCCAACTGCGCGGCGAGTATCGGGGACAAGTCCTTCCCGTGACCGCCCTACGTGCCCTGGCGACCGATCCCGACGAGAGTGTACGCCGGGACGCCTACGAGGCTGAGCTGAAGGTCTGGGAAGGCGCCGAAGTCGTCCTGGCTGCCGCCCTCAACGGGGTCAAGGGGGAGGAAGGCACCCTCGCCGCTCGCCGGGGCTTCTCCGATGCGGTGGCCCCCAGCCTGCTCACGCACGGCATTGACCGCGAGACCCTGGAGGCCATGCAGGGGGCGGTCGTGCGCTCCTTTCCCGACTTCCGGCGCTACTTCGCGGCCAAGGCGCGGGCGCTGGGCAAGGCACGGCTGGACTGGTGGGACCTGTTCGCGCCGGTGGGCCGCTCGCACACCGAGTGGACGTACGAGGCCGGGACCCGGTTCGTGGAGGAGCAGTTCCGCGCGTACTCGGACAACCTGGGGGACTACGCCGCCCGCGCCTTTGCGGGGGGCTGGATCGACGCCGGGCCGCGTGACGGCAAGCGGGGCGGGGCCTTTTGCATGGCTTGGGCGGGCGACGAGAGCCGCATCCTGATGAACCACGACCCCAGCCTCGACAGCGTCTCCACCCTCGCGCACGAGCTGGGGCACGGCTACCACAACCTCCTGAGGGCGCGGCGTACCCCGCTGCAACGCGAGACGCCGATGACGCTGGCCGAGACCGCCTCCATCTTCTGCGAGACGATCGTTCAGAACGCGGCGCTGGAGCGCTCAGCAGGCGAGGAACGCCTCTATGTGCTCGAGACGCAACTGCTGGGGCATGCGCAGGTCGTCGTAGACATCCACTCGCGCTTCCTCTTTGAGCGGGCCGTGTTCGAGCGGCGCTCGGAGCGCGACCTCACCCCGCAGGAGTTCTGCGAGCTGATGACCTGGGCGCAGCGCGAGACGTACGGGGACGCGCTGGCCAGCACCCACCCCTACATGTGGGCCGTCAAGCCGCACTACTACAGCCTGAGCTTCTACAACTACCCCTACACCTTCGGGCTGCTGTTCGGGCTGGGCCTGTACGCCCAGTACCAGGCGGCGAAGGAGCGCGGCGAGGCCGCCGACTTCCAGCGCCGCTACGACGAGTTGCTGTCGAGCACGGGCCTCGCGGACCCCCGCTCCCTCGCCGCCCGCTTCGGCATCGACCTGCACGCGCCCGACTTCTGGGAGAGCAGCCTGGACGTGATCCGGGGCGGGATTGCGGCGTACGAGGCGGCGACCGCCTGAACGGAACACACCACGAGTGCCCGGAAGCCGAATCCTGACGTCCGGGCACTCGTGGTGTGGGGTCTGGGGAGGGGTCAGCCCAGAGCAGGCTGTGTGGGGGTCCAACGGGACAAGGCGTTCATCCGCAGCCGCCCTCCCACCCGGACGAGCAACGCCCGCAGGCTGGGCAGCGTGAGGGGACGGTCGGAGGGAAGGGCCGGGTCGTAGAGGCACAAGCTAAACAGACCGTGTTCGTCATGGTACTGCTGGCGAAAAGCCATGTCACGGAGCCGATAGTCCATCTGCATACAGACCTCCCGTTCGCTTAGCGGAAGCAGAGTTCAAAGAGATCGGCGGAGACAAACTCACTGCCTGCCCCGCACCACTCCGGCTTAGGCCCTTCTTCACGAGCCTGTGCCACACCCAGGAAAGACGACAACATCAAAGCGGCCAACACTGCACTGATCTTCTTCATACAACCTTCCTCCAAAACTGTGGTGATGAGGAGAGATTAAGTTTTCTGGGGGGGGGGGGAATGAGGTTGAAATTAAGGAGATTAACGCTTCAGGGTAGGTTGGTTCTACCTCACCTTGACTTCCTGATCGAACCACGTCAGCACCCGTTCGCGGCCAAAGGGCCACACGCTCAGGCGAGCGGCGTCGGCGGCCTCCCGGGCAAACTCGGGGAGGGGGCCGGTCTTGGCCGGGGCGGCGTTCCAGACGGGGGCGTCATAGGGGAGGCCAGCGAGTTCACAGGCCCGCTCGATGCCGACGCGCAGGTCGCCGAGTTCGTCGACCAGCCCGAGCTCAAGGGCAGCGAAGCCGCTCCAGATGCGGCCACGTCCGAGTTCGTCCACACGCGCCTTGCTCAGGCGGCGGCCCTCGGCCACCCGGGTGATGAAGCGGTCATACACCTCGGCGATGCCCTTTTCCACGTGGGCACGTTCTTCGGCGGTAAAGGGGCGAGCGGGACTGTACATCAGGGCGCGCTCACGGCCCACCGGCTCGGGGTTCAGGCCGTGCCGGGCGTTAAACTCGCGCAGAACGGGTTTGCCGCTCACCACACCGATGCTGCCCGTGAGGGTATACGGGCTGGCGACGACGTGCCGCGCGTGCGTAAGAACGTAGTAGCCCCCGCTCGCCGCGTACTCGCCCATGACGGCCACCACCGGCTTTTTGCTTGTCGCGACCTCGCGCCAGATCAGGTCCGACGCGAGGGCCGAACCGCCGCCACTGTCCACGTACAGCACGATGGCCTTGGTCTTCTCGTCCTGTTGGGCACGCTTGAGGGCGGCAACGACGGTCTCCGCCCCCGCCAGCGGCCCGCCCAGCAGGGGAAGGGGCAACGAACCGGGTCTACTCTTGCCGGGCACGATGGTGCCCACCACGGGCACGACGGCCACTCGCCCAGCCTTCGCGTTCGTCTTTTTGGGGAGCAGCAGGTCAAGCACTGCCGCGAGGGGCCGCGTTCCGGGCCCGACGAGCTCATCCTCGTAGGCGACTTTGGTGATGAGGCCCGCGTCCCGAGCTGCCTGCGCGCTGGTCAGGTCTCCGTTGAGCCAGGCGCGGGCGGTGTCCTCGCTCACGCCACGCGCCGCGGCGAGGTCAAGCGCCCAAGCCCGCTCCAGGTCGCTGAGGTAGGCGGTGAGCTGCTCGCGGTTGGCCTCGTCCATGCGCTCCTGCGAGTAGCGGGTTAGCGCCGCCTTGTACTCGCGGATGCGCAGGTTCTCAACCTCGATCCCGTTCTTCTTGAGAAAGGCCCCCACAAAGGTCGGCTGTGCGGCAAAGCCCAGCACCATCACGTCCGCCGATTCGGGAGCTGCGATCTCCGGCGCGCCGCTCGCCGCCAGCAGGCTGGTCATGGTGAGCTGCGGCAGGTAGGCCACCACCCGCTTCTTCTGTGCCAGCCGCGCCAGGATCTGCCGAACCGCGTGGGCTGCTGCGGGCGAGGCCGTAAACTCCGAGATGCGCACGAGGACACCGTGCAGCCAGGCCGCGCCGCGCAGCTTCTCCACACGGGCTTCCAGCGCTTCGAGCGTCTCCTCGCGCCGGAGGAGAGCCTGAAGGGGGCTGGCGGGCTGCCGCGCCGGGTAGGCGCCGGTCACGTCGAGAATGACCCAGGTAGGGTGCGTCAAGCCGTCGGGAAGCGGGTCGTCTTTCGAGCGAAAGGGGATGTGACGTAGGGCCATACGCCCTAGGGTACGCGCCCGAGGTGAGGAGCGTTCCCCCGCTTGGCCTGAGCCAGCCGCTGGCCCATCGTTTCTGCGCGCCCCACAAGGAGTGCGGCGGCGTCGGGGGAAAGGTGCGCCTGCGCCGCCTCGCGCCACAGGTCCAGCCAGCGCGTGAGGTGCTTGCCGCGAAGACCGAGGCCCGCGTGAATCCTGTTCAGGTTCCCGCGCCACGCGGCTCCGCCGCCCAGCATCGTCACCCAGAAGGCGGTCACGCCGTCTAGGTGCGCCGCCCAATCGGTCACGTGTGCGGCAAACATCGGGCCAAGCAGGGGATCGGCCCGGGCCCGTGCGTAGAAGTCGGCGAGCACCGCTCGCAGCGCCGCCTCTCCTCCCACGGCCTCCAGCGCTGAGGCTGGGGCGCGGGCCGTGGTCTCCGCGAGGCCCGCCAGGAATGCCGCCCGCACCTCGCCGGACAGCGTGGGGTCCGCCCAGGCCGTCACGCGGCCCGCGCGCCACAACAGCGGCAACTCGCCCCGCCAGGCGAGCACCTGGGCGCCACGCGGCGCCCTCGCCCACTCGCCCGCCGCGCCACCCAGCTGGACACCTGCGCCGAGCACCCGCCCGGCCAGGGCCGCACCGCTGCCCCAGGCAAGCACGGGCAGGCCCCGCCGCACCGCCCCCGCAAGCAGGTTCAGCCGCGCCCAGCGGTCGGGCCGGTCCCGCACGTCCGCGACCGGTTGTCCGTCGTGCGGAACAAGGAGGGCCGCCGCGCTCGGCAGCGCCTCGGGCGTCGCCGCGACCACCTCGGCCGCAAACTCAGCGTTCAGGGTCGGCAGCAGGACGGTGGAGAGGAGCGGGCCGGGCAACATCCCACCAGCATAGAGCCCGCCCCTTCAGGCGGGCTGGGGCAGAAGCTGGCGGCTCAGAGCGACTTCAGGTAGGCGTAGATGTCCGCGAGGTCCTCGTCGCTGAGCTGCGCTTCGGTAAAACGGGGCATGGTGGGCGCAAGCTCGCGGTCGGGGGCATGGCCTTCGCGAACCGCTCGCTCGAACTCGGACACCATCCAGCTGCCGGGGCCGGTCGCTCCTCCCAGGGCCGGGCCGAGGCCGCCCTGGGCCTGCGCCCCGTGACAGCCCGCGCAGGACGCGGCAAACTTTTCCTGTCCCTCGCCGGTATCCCCGTTGGTGGCGCTGGCGACGGCGGCCGCCTGGCTGTTGGTGGCCCCGGGGCTGCCCGCCAGGGCCTTTTCGGTGTTGGAAGCGCCGGTCTGTCCGAGCTCAGTGCCCTCGGTGCCCTGCGCGGTGGGCGAGACCGTGGCGTCACCGCTCACACCGGCTTCGCTCTGCTCGGCGCCCTCGTCCGCCTGTTCGCCCGTGGCCACCTCGGTGGTTTCGCCGGTGGGGTTCTCGCCGCCCGCCGCCAGCCCCGTCTGGGGCACCGTGTCGCTGACCCCCGC is from Deinococcus sp. YIM 77859 and encodes:
- the pstB gene encoding phosphate ABC transporter ATP-binding protein PstB → MTPLLSANDVSIFYGDKPAVRNVNLTVARGTVNALIGPSGCGKTTFLRAINRMHDLTPGARVTGRILLDGEDVYGRGVDPVAMRRRIGMVFQKPNPFPTMSIFDNVVSGLKLAGVRDRRHLMAVAERALRGAALWDEVKDRLKTPATGLSGGQQQRLCIARALAVEPELLLMDEPTSALDPASTARIEDLMAELKKVTTILIVTHNMHQAARVSDTTSFFLNGDLVEHGPTEQLFTSPRDERTEAYVTGRFG
- a CDS encoding HAD-IA family hydrolase, with protein sequence MNPQEDVLLLDVDGVLVTPPEFFGARLLREHPEAARAFFLGPFLEASTGRADLLTHLPAFLRSLGRSQSPQAFLREWLESERHPNLPLIAAVEALRAAGWRVHLATNQEAHRTQHLLNEVGLGRLVNGHFASYAVGHRKPAPEYFAEVARRLGVPSARIVFWDDSAENVAAAQAAGWRAFVYADVAGFCRVMGLPVPDSTLTSR
- a CDS encoding phosphate uptake regulator PhoU translates to MSPGEASTLHLTARFLRMLSLVLEELGAVRDAFRRAEYAGLTARARALERETDLLEREMEDACLAAFAGPLTGEELAFHLMVFRSLTNLERVGDYALTVARDLEALAPRTRSATLQDVLPLVNLLSEMLEKLAYAFAERDAAAAREVMRLDEEEVDALYEQMLRASLTRLHERPDDVEVALTAHRMARSLERLGDHLVNVAERVLGLASSPPPLRLPPLPS
- a CDS encoding diguanylate cyclase, whose product is MKSPRRVKLDRVPAAERQQRRLLSGVALLGVLVELTSFVHLRGQPDFGQMGWSVGLGLVLSALLLLMSLSSRVPLSLLQRLVIGILSAWFLFNLLSVLVTHRPVTSALLIHLVILALFSFAWLPARTAVLLTGPAALLLAGVNMASRSPDLPGVLLAALTLPIIWYLSVYGHEVSRERTQSEALRGLAYRDSLTGIYNRRWGSEVLKRRLAQPSPQPGGLAGAQALALLDLDHFKRINDTLGHHQGDRVLVAVAHTLRRALPPEDAVVRWGGEEFLVILHARTAQEARARVAAALDAVRALKLDGLPPITLSAGIAYAGESSDPAVLLHLADSRLYSAKAAGRDRLF
- a CDS encoding M3 family oligoendopeptidase; this translates as MTTLPLRDLPRWRTDDLYAGLHDPRLEADLAALREEVAALEATFDRHGVRKDGAAATPQSLEAVLGGLNALMTRLTALRGFISAFVTTDSRNALAQQKMGELTTLTLPLGPLRSRLTAWLGGQDVEALLKGSEVARQHEHLIRRSAERARYQMTPEEEDLAARLRPSGAGGWAKLHGNVSSQLRGEYRGQVLPVTALRALATDPDESVRRDAYEAELKVWEGAEVVLAAALNGVKGEEGTLAARRGFSDAVAPSLLTHGIDRETLEAMQGAVVRSFPDFRRYFAAKARALGKARLDWWDLFAPVGRSHTEWTYEAGTRFVEEQFRAYSDNLGDYAARAFAGGWIDAGPRDGKRGGAFCMAWAGDESRILMNHDPSLDSVSTLAHELGHGYHNLLRARRTPLQRETPMTLAETASIFCETIVQNAALERSAGEERLYVLETQLLGHAQVVVDIHSRFLFERAVFERRSERDLTPQEFCELMTWAQRETYGDALASTHPYMWAVKPHYYSLSFYNYPYTFGLLFGLGLYAQYQAAKERGEAADFQRRYDELLSSTGLADPRSLAARFGIDLHAPDFWESSLDVIRGGIAAYEAATA
- a CDS encoding S49 family peptidase; the encoded protein is MALRHIPFRSKDDPLPDGLTHPTWVILDVTGAYPARQPASPLQALLRREETLEALEARVEKLRGAAWLHGVLVRISEFTASPAAAHAVRQILARLAQKKRVVAYLPQLTMTSLLAASGAPEIAAPESADVMVLGFAAQPTFVGAFLKKNGIEVENLRIREYKAALTRYSQERMDEANREQLTAYLSDLERAWALDLAAARGVSEDTARAWLNGDLTSAQAARDAGLITKVAYEDELVGPGTRPLAAVLDLLLPKKTNAKAGRVAVVPVVGTIVPGKSRPGSLPLPLLGGPLAGAETVVAALKRAQQDEKTKAIVLYVDSGGGSALASDLIWREVATSKKPVVAVMGEYAASGGYYVLTHARHVVASPYTLTGSIGVVSGKPVLREFNARHGLNPEPVGRERALMYSPARPFTAEERAHVEKGIAEVYDRFITRVAEGRRLSKARVDELGRGRIWSGFAALELGLVDELGDLRVGIERACELAGLPYDAPVWNAAPAKTGPLPEFAREAADAARLSVWPFGRERVLTWFDQEVKVR
- a CDS encoding group III truncated hemoglobin → MLPGPLLSTVLLPTLNAEFAAEVVAATPEALPSAAALLVPHDGQPVADVRDRPDRWARLNLLAGAVRRGLPVLAWGSGAALAGRVLGAGVQLGGAAGEWARAPRGAQVLAWRGELPLLWRAGRVTAWADPTLSGEVRAAFLAGLAETTARAPASALEAVGGEAALRAVLADFYARARADPLLGPMFAAHVTDWAAHLDGVTAFWVTMLGGGAAWRGNLNRIHAGLGLRGKHLTRWLDLWREAAQAHLSPDAAALLVGRAETMGQRLAQAKRGNAPHLGRVP
- a CDS encoding cytochrome c; this translates as MKNTFAVTMTLLLALTLGGSYAGYRIATTPHHSENTAEEAHGGAETSSTVAGAPGDDVVSNREAAVNAGEAEPLAAPGGTGPGSVQNQNVNNLQAEAGGLNAGVSDTVPQTGLAAGGENPTGETTEVATGEQADEGAEQSEAGVSGDATVSPTAQGTEGTELGQTGASNTEKALAGSPGATNSQAAAVASATNGDTGEGQEKFAASCAGCHGAQAQGGLGPALGGATGPGSWMVSEFERAVREGHAPDRELAPTMPRFTEAQLSDEDLADIYAYLKSL